Part of the Scomber japonicus isolate fScoJap1 chromosome 6, fScoJap1.pri, whole genome shotgun sequence genome, AAGGGCACGGACCTTGGATCACCTCACCTCAGTAATCAAAGGAGTTAGCAGATGCATCTCAGCTGGGTATCTGTGTAACTTCACCCTCTTACTCCAAACAAACAATCCCATGTGTGTCGACTGCAGAAGAACATTTGCAATATATTCAatcaaaaacaagcaaacagacTATGAAAGTATTTGTGGACGTCATAGAAATGGAAAAATGATGTAGCAGATGGTAAGGGTTGCTTTGCAGTGCTGGGGAAGTAACTGTGCTTAAATCTTACCGTGAACATCGACCTTAAAGCGCTTAATTTGGCTTAATTAGAAAATGCAGAGCTGCAGGACTTCTTGGTTGACTAGAAAATATGTTGCTTTATTGGTAATTTAAAGAAAGTATAATACGCTGTCAGATTTTGAACTGTCTCGCCTGCAGATCTGTGAAACGTTTATTCAGTacctgtgccttttttttttctgatattcTTGTGATATGCTTGTTTGCAAAAAGAATGGAGTTTACTTGTGTGGGAGTGTTGAATACAGTGCATTTGCaatgaatgtatgaatttaTAGTCATACAAAAATGAGATTTTGTGTCTGGTGTCGACtggcttgttaaaaaaaaaaagaaaaatactgatTAAGTTTCTTGGAGCTCGACGGTGATTTAAGTGAATGCAGGCTAATAGGAAAAACTGTTTCAGCAGGAGGTCAAATTATCAGAGCTTTATATAGATCAAAAATCTGAAACAGATTCAGCCTGTAATTATGTTCCTTCATAAGCAGCAAACAGGTTTTAAtcacaggagaaaaaaataacagttaCAAGATTGTTTGCAGGCTGTTGCTGCTTAACATCTATTTTACAAAAACACCACTTTTCCCTTAAGGACGAGGTCATGTGACAGATCACAGGATCCCAAGCAATTATTCAGTGTGGCTGGTTTCTTTTTGGTAAAGCTCTGCAGTCTGATAAAGAGCAATACGTTTGAAATACGACATCTTGGGAACAATATTCActtagctttgttttttttctgtctggcACCTGGTTTGGATTGAAAGTGTTTATTCTATAAAAGCACTGCAGACtcatttaaacatgaaaagCTCATTTCTGATGTCTAAtgtggtatttttttttaacagtccaCAAGAATGCAAATCttgtttacaaaaataaaataaatcgcGTGTCAGACAGCAAAACAGAGAATATTGTTATAggaccacacacagacaaaccacCCACCAAAACAGATCCACAGAGTGAAGCTTACATTAAACAAAACCTGTAAAAGAACCACATTATTTCTGTGAGAGTTGTGTGAAACCTCAAACTCGATTTAATATGTGCTTGCTGTTTCCAGATTTAGCTTTACATTGTTCAGTGCTTTGGGAAACTCCAGTGATGTTTGGCTTCAGCCCACAGTTCAGGCTTTAATAAAAGGAAAGCAAGAGAAGGACCGACACAAAAATGACGCCGTCAGCtgctaacaacaacaaacgCAGGAGTGTATGCtgtgaaatttttttttaaatcacttgtAAACTAAAAACAGATTGAGATGCTATGACTCAAACAACAAGAATAAAGTGCACAAATCTATAGTGGAGACAGAGGATAAACTGTCAGATTAGAGCTCTGATCTGCGACCACCACGCTGGGCTCTCCTTTAAGCACAGCAGGGCAAAGCCAGTTCACCTTGTCCCCATGACTGATCCTCAGCTTGGGCCCCGACTTCTCCTCCGTCACCTCCtcttcacctgctgctgctgctccctctgctccttcctcctcGCCCTCCGCCTCTTCTTTCTCACCTTCAGCCTTCGGTGGCGTCTTTGCTTTGTTCTGGGTctgttcttttctctttgccTTGCTCTTCCCCTTCCTACGTGGAGCCGCAGTCCCTCCCGGTTTGGCCTTCCCCTCTGGAGTCACCACTGGGTGCTTGCTGATGTCCCACAGGGCCACCTGGCCGTCGTTCCCCCCGGTGGCAAGCCAGTACGGGTGGGACAGGAAATTGATAAAGTGGGCTTGCGAGGCTCCCTGACTGTGTGCCTTGACTGCTCCCTGCTGTTCCAGTTTAGAGCCGCTGCCGATCCGCATCAGATGCACCCGCCCGTCCTCTGCCGCACATCCCAAAATGTTCCCACAACTCGCCACGGAAACACAGTGAGCCAGCGGAGGGTTGAAAAGCTGACCAGGACGCTGCTGGTGGTCGTCTTCTTCCTCAGCTACATCCTGGAGGTTGAGGGTCCAAAGAGGACGAGTCTTCTGCAGACCCCAAAGCATCACCTGAACACAAAAAGGTTAAACATTGATTATATGAAAGAAATGTAGTGTTGAGTATGTAATGTGCAGTAgtctttcccccccccccctcacctgcatgtccagtccagcagacagcaggTTGTTGGGCCTGTGAGGCCGAAAAGCCACAGAGGAGCAGATGTTAGTGTGTCTGCGAAGAGTCCTGCACACTTTCCCCCCAGGAAGCTCCAACACCCGGACCGCCCCGGAGTCATCAGCCACCGCCAGAGCTGAACCCGTCTCGTTCAGCGTCAAAGCATTGATCTCCTCTTCCCCTGCACCCTGAAACTCCTCCACGGTGCCCTTCAGGTTTCGGGGGTCGAGTGTACTCACAGTGTCTCCATGCGACACATACAGCAGGCCCGGAGCTGCAGGTGAGAAGGCAACACCAGTATTGTCCTCTTCACCAGAGAGGGTGAGGCGGCCTATGATGGTTCCTTCTTGGCTCCAAACAGCGACCTCTCCACCCTCAGAGCCTGAAGCTAGGAGACATTCGGGGCCCGGGGACACCCCGACGCACAGGATGGATGTGGAGTGGCCGTCACACCACTGCCTGGCCATGGTGACCCTGAGACCAGAGAAGAGATGTGAGCTCGTGCATCTTATATACTACTAAGTGGTTACTACTTTAAAGATCAGAGCCAAAGGtctgttcatgttttaatatgcaGTTCAAAACTTACAGGAACATACTATTAAATGAAAGCCTCTCTCATACATATTCAACAAAATCTGATCATTACGTTGTATCAggctattatttttattattgtccaggtgtacctaataagaCACAAGACGTTACCAAACTTAAtttataaatcatgtttaaacagggaggaaaataggaattaaaagtgttttacagGCATATTAAACCAGGTGAGATaagtatatttacatatttacatcaTGTAAAAGCTAGAAAATCAAGAAACCCCTGCcccaaagaaaacaaatgtgatTTTCAGAGTTGAGGAGGAACATCACCAGTAAGGCttcaatttattattattcttatataATAGTTTCCCCTGTCCATTATTTACTCAATTATTTGGATGCCAAATGccaaaaaattgtgaaaaatgtcgaTCACTGTTTTCCAACCCAAAGATGTTCACTTTATTATCACAGAGAACTGAAGAAACCAGaattattcacatttgagaagcaagaatcagagaatttggacattttaataGATGGCAACTAATCGGCTAAACAACTCACCATTGCAGCTCTACAGTCAACTGAACATAATAATGAGCATTAAACTAGGATTTATTACAAGCTGTTGCATTAGACTATATTATATCCGTCTCAGGTAGGTTTTACCTGAGAAACAAACTtaatttataaagcactttttgAAATTGAGGATTAAAGTGagataaaagaaagacaaaaataggattacatatataaaacactatataaagtaaatttatataaataaatctgcaatatgtAAATGTTCAATATGCAGAGGTTCCTGAGATTATATGTGAATGTTTCAGAAAGTTACATACAGAATATAGCCTCATACagactaaaaataaatgtgcactATGTAGAAAATCTGAGTTATATAGGTGTTACATGGGCACAGAAGATACAGAGAACAAAATATATtcataacatgaaaataaatatttacatcaaGTTAAAGCTGTAACAGAGTCCAGAAACAACAGCATCATTCAGCTGcttgtgtctgttttgtttgttttttaaatagttttattataaTGTGAATGATAAGTATCATCAATATTTACATTCATCAGCTAAGATGGTCAGGTGTTATAAACGAATATAATACTTGCAGAATAATTAAATTGATTAAAACCTAATAAAGaatctgtatttgtgtttttgtgaaaaaaaaacgaATCTAAGAGTTTAAGAACAGTTTGGTgttaattttaaattttattaaaAGTCACGTAAAGCCTTCAACGTgtgctcttctctctcttttgattGAAATTCACTCACATATAAAGTGATCATCTTTCATTTGAATTGCCatggaaacacatttaatgaaaaCGTCGAACATTTAAACCCAGAAAGTCAAACAGCTTCAGCTCTGCTAGTGTCGCATAAACATGATCAGCTGACGATGTGACTAGGATCATAAACATGCTGCTGTGTATAAAGTGATTAAATATCATTTATAACACTGCTGTGTAATTAATTATAATCTCACAATCACAGTTACTCTACCTTATCGAGGGACGTCAAACTTCAGCAGGCTGCCATGTGGGGCTCAGTCGCTCgttgatgacatcatgaaaTGTTCATAGGGTAGTtttccctcagttcagcctgaCAGGcggatcaataatcaatcaattaatcagaaATGCAGATTTATAATTAATCAAACAATTAGATTTTATCAGTGTCGCTGTAACACCTTTCACCttccacctaaccctaaccctgacaggccaataataagacagaagaaatttaaaatgtgaaacaatTTGAGATTAATGCGCACcagaaattaaaattaagaGTGTAATAAAATTAgatcaaatatattaaaatcaaTGACAAAATCAATAACAGTGGAAAAGTAATagtacaataaaaatgtatttgaacaaGCTGCATATAACCACCTACTACATGATAATAAAGTAACATGTCTTTCTTTTACCATTTATCATAAATTTTATACGTTTATCTCAACACTCCCTGCACAATTCACGTCTTTCTCCTATTTGTATCCTCTTTACAGTTCACAAAAACTGTTTCACTTGATTAAAGTCATTCCTTGTGTATAATTGTGAAggctgttgtgttgttgttttgtataAGTATGTTAGAGCCACTAAACCAGTGTTGTGATTCTGATAAGtgtataaaataaagtaaatgatatatataaatgtttcctTATAAAAAGCCAGGCTATAAGTTTGAAGTTAAAGGTATTAACACTTCAGCTGCTCTCAGATTTTTGGGCAAACTGTTCTAGACGATGACGAGAAATAATTTTTAAGATATTGAAATTACTTTTTTCACAGTTTATATGAAGTTTGAATTGAGTTGAGTTGAAAACCACAAACTGTATCCttgcattttaaatttaaagaattTATTTGGTGGGGGATGTTGCTTGTTGGTACAAATCTGAGAGAACATTCTGCCTGTGAGGATAAATTCAGGGCATAATTTCAATGTTTTTCTATAAAGCTGTATGAAGGTTTACACAATTCCCCTGTGAATCAtagaaaacatacataaatccatgcactcatatttttaaactAAATCAGCTCGCTTATATAAAACACAGTTTAACATCTGTAATACTACATATTGTCTACAGCAACCTAACAAACAATAACTATAGCAATGCTCTGTGTTTAGATTTAAAGCAGAAAAGCAATGATTCAAAGACACTTTGCacaaaatgagaaagaaaagcacTCATCAATTCACCGTGCAGCTTGTCCCCCCCACCCGGCCTTCTATGTCCACAATGGCTTCTCCCCGCTGATTCATCCAAAGCTGTAGATGTGATGAGTGTGGTCCATTTCTGGGTCAGTGAGCAGCATGCCACACTGCCACACTGAATGgggaacagagaggagaggccATAGCTTTCAGACCCTCAaccaggaaaacacacaaaccaactacacaacactCATTACACTGTCAAACCCCACGTTCAAATgctgacacatactgtatgttctcacaaagcagcagcagttctcACAGAGCACTGTACATGTAAGTACTCTGTGTTAGATACAACTTCCTCTTTATGATGCTGTTACTGACACATTTCAATTGGCAGATGGCTGTGTGGGTGTTTGAACTGTGAAAATGTAGCTGTTAACACATACGAAGTGTGAATTTCTCAGCCAGTGCAGTAAAACTCCTCATAGAGGAAatgatgactttttaaaatcaacttTGTTACTGTTGCAACGATTGAAGTCTAAGGTGAAGTATTCGAAAGGTAAGACTttgtatttgaattaaaaatgtttgtggggctttttaaatgtgtaaagaaaacactaaaaaagaaaattcaggTTTGAAGATGTTAACTGAGGCTCCAGGAGCAGGCGAAACAATTGTGTGATGGATCAGATAGCAAACAGAATTCACATTAGTTTACCTTCTTCTGAAACTGCACTTTTCTAGAGATTGTCATGTGGAATAATGACTACTTTCTCAATTTTTAACCAGACTGTGAAGCAGCATCTGTCCAGAGGATTTTCACTTACTCAGAAAACATAAcagaggacacacctgagagagtaTGAGGTCGCCATATTTCCCAGCAAGGTCAGTGCTTTTCCGCAAGGAGCCCAACGGAGTGACGTACAGAGTCCCGGCGCTGCTCTACCTGCCCCGCTCCAGCTGCTTCCTGGCCTTCTGTGAGGAGAGACTCAGCCCCTCCGACTCTCAGGCTCACCTGCTGGTTATGAGGAAAGGCACTTTCTACAGGAACTATGTGGAGGTCAGTGCTGTCTACTGGGTCTGGACTCTCTTTAGGGTCCAGTAGATTTAAGACCATATATAGATAATGTCACTTTACACATATTTTACTCAATATGAGCCAAATAACTTTTTTGAGCTACTTAAGTGTAGTTGTAAAGTTCTTCACAGCTCACAGTTAAAGTTGCTCACTCAAGACTAGTCCATTACATATCCagtacataaatacacaaagtGCAAGATAATTAGAGtaattaaatgaaacaaatattaTCTTAATGGATCCCTAGGTGGCATTAATAAGCAGTATACTATTTGTACAGTTAATAGATCATTTACAACACAGTATAATTGTAGTTCTAAGTAgatgtaaatgtttattaatgtatgtAACAACTATAACTCCTCCTGTGGAcactcatactgtatgtgcaggcTGGTATATAAACAGTTACTGAATGGAAATATAGTAAAATAcagttgtaataatataaatacagtttgtCTACATAGAAGAAGTTATAATTGCTgacaaatacagtacattattaAACACTTACTACTTATAAATGTGGATTAATTCTAAGAAGGTGAACTCAGAGCAAGGTGTTACTAATACCAATATCATGTTAGAAAGACTTCAGATGAGGATGAGGTGCTTCTGCAATTGAAATATATTTCCATTGATATTTTAATAAAGAACAGTGCCATCAAAGAACATGCACagacaacaataaataaacaataatagtGGTAAAATAACATAagaagaaatcatttttaaatgtgaaagctAGTTCTTCACCTGCAGACATTCAGAAGACGGATAGATGTGGTTGAGAGCTAGTAAGTGGTCTCTGAGTTAAGATTATTTGGTCAAAACCAAAATGATCTGTATGGACAAATATatgatgtgttttataattTGGTTGAAATGACCCTTTAAGGTGAAAGACCTTTTTCTTTTGCTGACTGGTTTGTTTTCTCTTGCTCTTCCTTATTATTCACAAATCCTTTCTtatctcttctctgtcttcctcttgcTGCTCCAGTGGGAGGACATGCGTGTTCTGGGCTCTGCTTTCCTGCCAGGCCACCGCTCCATGAACCCGTGCCCAGTGTACGATGAGTTCACAGGCACTCTCTTTCTATTCTTCATCGCTGTTCTGGGTCACACGTCAGAGTCCTATCAGCTGGTGACAGGGAAGAATGTCACCCGCCTCTGCTACGTCTCCAGCACCGACAACGGAGACACCTGGAGTCCTGTCACCGACCTCACCAAGAAGGTCATAGGAGACACCATCAAAGGTCAGGAAAAGGACAAAAAGTGCAAATCTACCTTTGTTATTCTATTCAACACTTGATATTATGGCACTTTGTGATATTACATTTGGAAAGTTTTATGTGAATACTGGAAATCTGAAATTTCTTTCCTGAGATCTGATCCAATATCCTGTGTTCATGGAGAATTGACAGGCTTTGTCTCTGGCTCCTAACATGAGCTCAGGTCCCCCACAAGGGGTCGCCAGGTGATTACACAGTTAAATAATATTGACCCAGTTTGGGTCAATATTGAAACAACACTATACTGAGTTCATTTTACCCATAAAGCTATTCAAGGAGTCATTTTGACTGAGTTATagtgttatgtttttattttaatgttgggTTATTTACCCAAACTGAATCTTGTTACAGTctaatttcctctttttaaacctTCATATTATGAGTTTATCATTTGGGAAATTATAGAAAAGAAAATTCTGCTGCACTAAAGTAGGAAtcttatttctgctttttcccaTTGAAGTTCTGTGTAgttttacctttaaaaaaatttCAAACAAAAAATCTGCGAAGGAAAACCTCTCCTCCATTGAATACACATGCAACCTGTGCAACTGGTTTAATCACAAGTAAAAAAGGTTGCACaagttttttctctctattgTTCAGATTTGAGAAACATATTCAAATCAACAATTAAAACTGAGCTGTGCAATTTTTAAAGCATGAAATTCTTCTGTGTTTTTCGGTGTATTTTCCCTTTACGAGTTGTGTTATCAGTACCACTACATATCTTAATCAGTATATAATAACATCTGTGTGTTACTTTCTGCTGCTTCCTTGCAGAATGGGCCACTTTCGCCCTCGGTCCGGGCCACGGCATCCAACTGAAATCAGGACGTTTGCTGATTCCTGCCTACGCTTACCACATCGAGTGCAAAGAGTGTTTTGGACAGCTCTGCCAGACCAGTCCTCATGCCTTCTGCTTCCTCAGTGACACCCATGGGCAGACCTGGCGTTTTGGAGAGGCGGTGCCAGGCCCAGAGAGCGTGGAGTGTCAGATGGCGTCAGTGGATGAAGAGGATGGGACAAATGTCTTATACTGTAACGCCCGCAGCCCCCTCGGTTACAGGGTGCAGGCCCTCAGTCTGGATGATGGAGCGGTGTTTCAAGAGGGGCAGCTGGTGCAGCGGTTGGTTGAGCCTCGAAATGGTTGTCACGGTAGCATAGTAGGATTCCCAGCTCCGTTACATGTGTGTCAAAATCTTAACCATCACTTACACCAACCTACACATCGCTCCAGACATTGGACTCATTC contains:
- the neu4 gene encoding sialidase-4 — its product is MRSPYFPARSVLFRKEPNGVTYRVPALLYLPRSSCFLAFCEERLSPSDSQAHLLVMRKGTFYRNYVEWEDMRVLGSAFLPGHRSMNPCPVYDEFTGTLFLFFIAVLGHTSESYQLVTGKNVTRLCYVSSTDNGDTWSPVTDLTKKVIGDTIKEWATFALGPGHGIQLKSGRLLIPAYAYHIECKECFGQLCQTSPHAFCFLSDTHGQTWRFGEAVPGPESVECQMASVDEEDGTNVLYCNARSPLGYRVQALSLDDGAVFQEGQLVQRLVEPRNGCHGSIVGFPAPLHVCQNLNHHLHQPTHRSRHWTHSNHTTSPFPNITPVSTSPSSPNQSAPSNFLTPTWVVYSHPTWTTARKDLGIFLSLFPRDPDSWRGPWVIYEGPSAYSDLAYMELPPSPGTPPAVAFACLFECGTRTAYDEICFSIFTLYELIDNLPRDEQLRRDAGEYKPQQNHNQVLKTGRGCTSRHDAQKTCVHVKKRRKKSKLRELCSVS
- the wdr53 gene encoding WD repeat-containing protein 53, whose product is MARQWCDGHSTSILCVGVSPGPECLLASGSEGGEVAVWSQEGTIIGRLTLSGEEDNTGVAFSPAAPGLLYVSHGDTVSTLDPRNLKGTVEEFQGAGEEEINALTLNETGSALAVADDSGAVRVLELPGGKVCRTLRRHTNICSSVAFRPHRPNNLLSAGLDMQVMLWGLQKTRPLWTLNLQDVAEEEDDHQQRPGQLFNPPLAHCVSVASCGNILGCAAEDGRVHLMRIGSGSKLEQQGAVKAHSQGASQAHFINFLSHPYWLATGGNDGQVALWDISKHPVVTPEGKAKPGGTAAPRRKGKSKAKRKEQTQNKAKTPPKAEGEKEEAEGEEEGAEGAAAAGEEEVTEEKSGPKLRISHGDKVNWLCPAVLKGEPSVVVADQSSNLTVYPLSPL